Part of the Antechinus flavipes isolate AdamAnt ecotype Samford, QLD, Australia chromosome 2, AdamAnt_v2, whole genome shotgun sequence genome is shown below.
AGGGAGGGGAGGGATAACTTTCTTTAGCTTAAAGTACCGTACCAGGAGCATCCAGGCTGGGAGATTCCTAGCTTCTTAAGGATAGAATAGAGGAAATGCAAGTTAGACATTTGTTTGTGTGAAAAAAGTTGGGGATATTCTATTGCCAGCTGAGGCCAGTTCCATATGAGTCAGCAGGGTGACAGGGCATTAAGTTTTCTGACTCCTTTCTTAGGTTCATTCAAGGTAAGCATGATATCTAGAACATAGGAGGACTCCTATACTCTGAATTGGTCAGATCACATTTGGAGAATTGTGGTTGATTCTAGATGCTATAGTTTAAGGACATCTTTTGCAAAATTGGTGGGCATCAAGAATCACTTGAAAGAACTAGAGATGGCTTCCTAAGAAGCTTTAGGGAGAATGCCTATTGTCTTCAGTTAGATTACATTTTGTCTGGCCCCAAATGATAGAACTAAGGGCAGTAGGAAGAAATTGTAAAAAGATGAATTTGTACTTGATTTAAAGAAAACTTGCTGACAGAGTGtttaaaaatggaatgggatGTCCTGTTCTTCTGCAATTGAATATTCTCAACAGTAATTCATGTGGAAAAAGTTGGGAGGTTTCAGTGAGTTGTAAATAAGCTCATTTTGGGCCAATACTATGGCAGAGCTGCCTTACAGAGAATAAACAAAATATGGTGGGTGATCTTCCCACTATATTCAGCTTAGCTGAAGGTCTAATGGATGGagtagatttttttctgcttgatCCCAACAATCAGAAGCAATACTAATAAGGAAAGTAACGTAACAGGGAGGCATATGTCAGCTTTGTTTATAGGATGACTTTATATTAGTTAGAGCTGTCAAAACTCTCCCCACAAAATTAGCTTTTTAGGAAGATAGTGAGTTCTCAGTCAGTGAAATTATTAGAGTAGAGGCTAGGTATGAGATGCTGCAGACCAGATTGAAGGTAATGCATATGCCAGATGACGTTCCAACTGTGAAATTATCCAGAGCTTATCTTGGGGGAAAAATTTGGTTCAATTCTGGAATTCTTATAttgggagaaagaatgaaaggctTCAGGGGCTACTTTGCTGAACTTCATCAAAAGATGACATTTGATTTGAGTTTATTAAAGATAGGTAGaggggggcagctaggaggcacagtggatagagtaccagccctgaagtcaggaggacctgagttcaaatgtgatctcagacacttaacacgtcctggctgtgtaaccctgggcaagtcacttaaccacaattgcctcagccaagaaaaaaaaaaagaaagataggtaGAAATTTCAACAGGTGAAGAAGGGAATAGGTAGCATTGAATAGGTAGCATTTCAGGGATGGGAAACCATTTGTAAAGCCTTTGTGATAGCATTGCAGTATTATTTGAGTAAAAGGCACAAAATAGGCCAGAGTTGAAGGCTCAGTAGGGCTTCCTCTTTGACTTTTATTCTGCCAGTCCAATTAAGTGGGTAGGTGGGTACATTTACAGGAAAGCTTCAGAGTAATTCATTGTATGCTCTTGTCCTATAGACAATCACGATATCATCTCAATGAAGTTATTCCAATTGATGGTGGAGCACACTCCAGAAGAGGATAACATTGACTGGACCAAGATTGAGCCCAGTGTCAGCTTTCTCAAGTCTCCCAAAGGTATGTCTCCAACCTGGAAGATCCTAGCATGATCCTTGTGGTCTTTAGCTAAGAACCTGTGGCTTTGCTAGGACAATAAAAGTTGTATTGTGACGACTGAGGGATGCTTGGGGTGATGGAGTGGGAGTGATGCCATGAATTCTGACAGAGAAAGCTCATGAGGTAGTTGGAAGAAAGAACTATACATTTAGAGTCAGAGGGTCTGGGTTCGATTCTTATCTATGCTGcttacttactacctgtgtgaattTGGGTGAACCACTTTGTAGAATGAGAATGTTGCTCTAGAGAGCCTCTGAATCTATGAATTCTTAAAGGATCTATCACCATATCTTTGGGCATGCTTCTTCACTGACAGAGAATCCagttctccccctctcctcttcccatttGATCTAGCCTTAGTATCCATGACTTAGCCACTGAAAAGAAACTCTAGTGGAAGTTACTCTATTACTCTTGTGCTCCCTGAAGGATCCATTCCCAGCCTTCAGTGTATTTGGCTTGACTCAGCTTCCAGGGGATACATTGCATGTGGGAGGGAGCTGGGGAATGGCTTCTTCTTGGTGACTTGTTCTCAGTCTGTCCTCTGCTTCCTCAGACAATGTGGACGACCCCACAGGGAACTTCCGCAGTGGCCCTCTGACAGGTTGGAAGGTGTTTCTGCTGCTGCTCTGTGCCCTGTTGGGCATCATCGTATGTGCTGTGGTGGGAGCTGTGGTGTTTCAGAAGCGACAGGAGAGGAACAAGCGTTTCTACTGATTTGGTGTGGGGAAAGAGGATTgggtgagggagaagggaagCCTGCCCCAAGGGTTCAGGCAGTAATGTGAACTTTTCTACTTGGGGATTGTACCAAAAACCCCAACAACCTTATTTCTTAACctctttgaaagaaataattttaaagtattttcgtACATTTCGTTTCTAGCCCAACTTGGGGCAAATGACAAGAACTTGGGGACTATGATCTGGAATCCATTCAGCCTGGAGAATGGagtagaaagagggaaggagaaaagccTGGCTTATCTGGTCTGTGACTGGGCCTTAGTTGCTGTCTCCTGCCCATGGATAAGGCCTCCCTGAACCAGCTCTGAGCACAGCAACAATGAAAGGAAGCTGTTTTGAGTGCTCATACCTGCTTTGTCCTCTGCTTGGGTTTGGTGTATTAGGGGTTTTTTAGAGAAGAGACCCAAATGTTGATGATTCATCTCTGCTTGTAGAGCCTAGTAACAGAATAGGGTTATGAGCTAGCAGGGATTCCTGGTTCTGAGATGGCATTTCCAATTACCTCCTCACATAGGCCTAGGGCCAAGAAAAAGTGGTCCGGGCTATACCTTGGGAAATGAAACAATTCACTGAGTGAGGATGTagttctggaaagcaaaggactGTGAAGTTTTGCATAATAAAGTGTGAATAACCAAACTCACAAGCTTGGTGAAAAGGCCTTTCTTCCTTTGTGTAATTGTGGTATTATTACAGCActatctcactttattttttatttgtttgttttgcagtaacaattggggttaagtgacttgcccagagtcacacagctaggaaatactAAATGACTGAGacaccagatttaaattcaggtcctcctgactttcaggcctggtgctctattcactgtgtcacctagctaccccactatctcattttattaagcaaatgcttattatgtaccTATTGTGTACAGAACATTGTCCTTGGACCTGAGGGAGATAGAATTTAGTTAGGCTGTTCCTTCTTAGAATTCATGGAGGAAAAATGCATACAAACACCTGGGTATACattcagtgatttttaaaatagtgcCAAGGAGAAAGTTATTCCATATAGGGGACCACAGCAAGCCTCctacaaaaaaagatatttgaattgaattattaaagATAGATAGAAATTCCAGCAGTGAAAAGTGGAATGAGTTACATTTCAAGGATGTAGAACTATTAATAAACGGATGGCAGTAACATTGAAAAATGCATATTGGTGAGTTGAGGGCACAAAATAGTCCAGTTTGACTGAAATGTGATAACCCTATAGAATAGTAAACATTCAGGATGTGTTTGCACTTGACTCAGTATGCAAGGGAGAGCCACTCAAGATTTTGAGATAAGGAAAATTTGTTTAATGAGATCAATAGtttggagagaagaaaatatggaaaagaaacacTTGTTTGGTCCAGAACTAAAAAATTCCTTCTAATGCAGGTCAGCAACTGCTTTTCCATAACCTGTTAGTCTAGGACAACTGTTCATAGCAGGAAATGAAGATGGGTCCTTTGACATATTCAATCAAATATGTTTGAAATAGAGTTGCAAGCCCTTAGCATTTCAGAAAACTTCAACATAGCTCATTTCTTTAGACTTCTTGAAATGCTAGTATAGTatgcatttttaattttacagattatgtTTATGTCTGTTAACTCATTACATTCTCATGATGAGAGGCAGCATAGCAAAATGGATAGAAGACAATCGTTGAGTCAAAAAGGGCTCTGATGAGTCTTTCCTGATATAACTGTGTAACCACTGATAAGTTCGGATGACTCAGGACTAAGTTATACAAAGCGCTTTGGAGTTCCCAACAGTGTAAAATCAAGAccagacaaaaataaattattgtgtGATCccttgacagatgaagaaacatgtTTGGGGGTTGTATCCCAACATGTATGTTgggaaaatcataaaattttccaggatcacactgcAGAGAATAGTCAAGATTCTTGACATTTTCCTCTGCTCTTTCATTGAATTTCAGGGTCCCTGAGatctttttctttatatgctTTTCCTtatatgtgatttcattaatcATAGTAACTAACAGTCAAGTTTCCACATTGCTTTTACCTCCCAAGTCATCCAAAGCCTGAGAATTAGATTCTCAGTTGGAAAGAATCTCAAAGATCACTTAGTCTCAACCCCAAAACAAATTCTTGAATCCATAGGAAAGCGACATTTCCCTCCACACTAATCTACAGCATCCGACCTCAGCTTGAAGACCACTAGAAGCAACTCATTCACTTTTGGacaatttgttaaaaaaatttttaattgaccTGAAATCTGCCTGATGGCTATTTTCCTATGAggccaaatgaaataaaatccttCAAAATATCTGTAATGGTTTATCCTAACCCTTTAGCTTCACTTTTCTATGTTCAGCATCTCCAATTACTTGATCTAATCCCCAGTTGGCATGAGTTCAGATCGCTGTGACCATCCTGGTGGCCTTTCACTAGAACTATTCCAAACTTGTTCATAAAATTGAACCCAAATAGTCCAGATGTGGCTGACTGGCCTGAGGGCCgtgagatttttttcctccatggtGAAATTGAGGAGGAGAGCTGTATAGCTGTATCTGGCGTGGGTGAGGGGTACGGAATGATACCCTGTCAGctggttttcatttttgttacaaGCCCGAATCTCAAACAGCTCCCTGAGGCAGTAGTGATGGATAattatctcccattttacaaTAATGCCGGCGCTGAGACATTAAGGCGATTGTTAGAATTGACCCCAACTTGCAGACGTGTAAGCCAATATCTTTGGCCGCGCCCTACCCACCCCAACCTAGTCTCAACCGTGGCCTCCCGCCCCCATAGTCAACATTGTCTTCAAGGAGCAAAGATTGTAAACTCCATACACTTAGAGGAGCCCCGGAAATGGAATTCTAAAGGGGGCGTTGCATGGTGAATCCAAGCGCCAAGCCTCTTGGGAGTTGTAGTCCTGAGCCGTGAGACTCGCCTTCCCACAAGGCTTCGCGGTGGCGCAAGGGTGGACGTGGCAAAGCGACCGGCTGGCGGGAGAAGATGGCGGCGGAGCGGAGCTCGCTCGGGGCTAGAACCGAGGTCTGGGTCGGAGTAAGATGCGGAACACGGCGCGGGCCGACCCTCTTGTTCCCGCTATTGCTCCTGCTCGGCTTGGCGGCCCGCGGCTCTGCTCTTTACTTCCACATCGGGGAGACGGAGAAGAAATGCTTCATCGAGGAGATCCCGGACGAGACCATGGTCATAGGTACGAGGGTTGTGGGGAAGAAGGGTAAAAAGGAGTTACCGGGAGTGGGCATGGTCACATGACCTTACAGGGATCGGGAAAGGGTGCAGAAACTAGGGCCGGAGTGGGAGGGGCGGTGACCCCACTTCCCCAATGGaaccccctttcccttcccacagGGAACTACCGGACCCAGCTGTATGACAAGCAGCGGGAGGAGTACCAGCTTGCTACCCCCGGCCTGGGCATGTTCGTGGAAGTTAAAGACCCGGATGACAAGGTGAGAGTCCCGAGGGCTCCGAGGCTGGAGGAAGCCCCACCCAACATCCACGTTGGAAACCTGCTGAATGGATCTGGATCTCAGAGTGCTCCAGGCGGGCCTGCCCAGCTGTCTTGGTCCACTACTCTCCTCTGGAGCTGTGTCCCTAACCCCACCTCGCTTCTGAATGTAGAGCTGTGCCTTTCTATTTGCACTGAATCCTTCACCTGGCCAGGATCACTCAGATGCTTGAGCTTGCGCAGGCCACTTCCCTAGACTTCACTttgcttctctgtaaaatgagaaaggtcTAATTCAGACATTCCATGATTCTAACCTTTGGGAAACTGGCCTATTGAATGCCGCCCAAGACTCCCCTGCTCACTTGCCCTATTTCGTGTCTAAAATCTCAAACTGCTTTTTCCAGATTTTCCttttctcacctgtgaaatgggCTATAAGTAGCTGCGGCTTAGCAAGATTACCAAGAGTAGAATGACTCTACAGCCTATTAGGAAATTAGGTCCAAGTTTCTGTCAGTTATTGTTATTACAAAAGCCCTTTCCCCCCAACAGGTTATTCTTTCCAGGCAATATGGCTCAGAGGGCAGATTCACTTTCACTTCACATACTCCTGGGGAGCACCAGATCTGCCTACACTCCAATTCTACCAAGTTTTCTCTCTTTGCCGGAGGCATGCTGGTAAGTGTTAGGAAAGGACATTAGCCAATTTGGGGAAAGGGCCCGGATACAGTGTGGGCAATCAAGGAAAGAATACACAGGTCTGGGACTCAGGAGGCTTAAATTCTAAACCTGCTCTTGAGTAAATTGTTTCCAGGCCTCAgattccatatttgtaaaatagctCATCTTTTAAGTAAATTCACCTTTAGCTGTGACATTAGGTGATTCTGACATCGGATAATTCAAAATCGTTTTCTCattctaatattcatttttctcctttataaaatgaagatttgggACAAGATGATTTCTCTAattccctccagctctgacatgtGGTTATAGAATCTCTGTACTCGTAGAACAAGTATCTGATTGTGTATATGGATGAAg
Proteins encoded:
- the TMED9 gene encoding transmembrane emp24 domain-containing protein 9 — protein: MAAERSSLGARTEVWVGVRCGTRRGPTLLFPLLLLLGLAARGSALYFHIGETEKKCFIEEIPDETMVIGNYRTQLYDKQREEYQLATPGLGMFVEVKDPDDKVILSRQYGSEGRFTFTSHTPGEHQICLHSNSTKFSLFAGGMLRVHLDIQVGEHANDYAEIAAKDKLSELQLRVRQLVEQVEQIQKEQNYQRWREERFRQTSESTNQRVLWWSIVQTLILVAIGVWQMRHLKSFFEAKKLV